One window from the genome of Musa acuminata AAA Group cultivar baxijiao chromosome BXJ1-4, Cavendish_Baxijiao_AAA, whole genome shotgun sequence encodes:
- the LOC135670721 gene encoding zinc finger protein ZAT4-like, whose protein sequence is MDRHTCNLCFRRFPNGRALGGHMRSHVISAAPPAPQAQHPGNSSASISSDRPAAEQEVGEEAEEEVGGSYGLRMNPRKSFRLVDPQFSSSVAAVELAGSSDVVQDRESETESPKENRRRSKRSRRDTASPTEQPEAEPASSVSDATPEEDVALCLMMLSRDSWATAAAEEEARLSDGFDEQEEEDRRAAARTRQPPKKGRSRYQCGACKKVFRSYQALGGHRASHKKTNGCVPAVEPRIYGEADSADANADAKVHECPFCFRVFSSGQALGGHKRSHFTSSATMLTENSPVSRPPPSCSPQSTSPLASAATKFGGSIGMIDLNFPAPSMDDVELSAVSDMDFVANPRPN, encoded by the coding sequence ATGGACAGGCACACCTGCAACCTTTGCTTCCGCCGCTTCCCCAATGGACGGGCTCTCGGGGGGCACATGCGCTCTCACGTCATATCTGCGGCCCCTCCGGCCCCACAGGCGCAGCACCCCGGAAACTCATCCGCGTCCATATCCTCCGACCGACCTGCGGCGGAGCAGGAAGTAGGTGAggaagcggaggaggaggtgggaGGCTCTTATGGCCTGCGCATGAACCCCCGGAAGAGTTTCCGGCTGGTGGATCCCCAGTTCTCCTCTTCCGTCGCTGCCGTTGAGCTGGCCGGATCTAGCGACGTCGTCCAGGACCGGGAGAGCGAGACGGAGTCCCCCAAAGAGAACCGACGCCGATCTAAGCGATCCCGCCGGGACACCGCGTCGCCGACGGAGCAGCCGGAGGCGGAGCCGGCTAGCTCTGTCTCGGACGCGACTCCCGAGGAGGATGTCGCGCTCTGCCTCATGATGCTGTCCCGCGACTCCTGGGCGACTgctgcggcggaggaggaggcccGACTGTCGGACGGCTTCGACGAGCAGGAAGAGGAGGATCGGCGGGCCGCCGCTCGCACCCGGCAACCGCCAAAGAAGGGGCGGAGCCGGTACCAGTGCGGCGCGTGCAAGAAGGTGTTCCGGTCGTACCAAGCCCTCGGTGGCCACCGGGCGAGCCACAAGAAGACCAACGGCTGCGTCCCGGCCGTGGAGCCCCGGATCTACGGCGAAGCCGACTCCGCCGACGCCAATGCCGATGCCAAAGTCCACGAGTGCCCCTTCTGCTTCCGAGTCTTCAGCTCCGGCCAAGCTCTCGGCGGCCACAAGCGGTCGCACTTCACGTCGTCCGCCACTATGCTCACCGAGAACTCGCCGGTGTCACGCCCTCCCCCGTCATGCTCGCCGCAGAGCACCTCCCCCCTCGCCTCCGCCGCCACCAAGTTCGGCGGCAGCATCGGCATGATCGATCTCAACTTTCCGGCGCCGTCGATGGACGACGTGGAGCTGTCGGCCGTTTCCGATATGGATTTCGTTGCCAACCCACGTCCCAACTGA
- the LOC135672221 gene encoding calmodulin-binding receptor kinase CaMRLK-like produces MELCFFVAFSSLVLSLLHLPAAACSCGRSDCELIALAFRHVSGFQLPPPTADCSLRLPSRNLSGAVSWMHLRSVSALRVLDLSGNALGGSIPGGFWSAPALLHVNLASNRLDGVLRFDPGSQTPPLRSLNLSGNRFTGVAGLAGLPRLEDVDLSRNSLDSFPLGLEKLGRLRHLDLSHNSMRGVLPEGFPPIAGGLGYLDVSYNNFTGVVQPEAVKKFGEPAFVEAGSLQFVSAARVVAHSSSPSRSLRRTRHRRSRKRKITLLSAILSVSAVAIILVALWYYLHRVDKEEQRAREEKEGGAATVGDEAGGAVQKADGGDVEVREGVSAGKGQAEQPHV; encoded by the coding sequence ATGGAGCTCTGCTTCTTCGTTGCCTTCTCTAGCCTTGTCCTCTCCCTCCTGCATCTTCCGGCGGCAGCTTGCTCCTGCGGCCGATCGGACTGCGAGCTCATCGCCCTCGCCTTCCGCCACGTCTCGGGATTTCAGCTCCCCCCTCCCACGGCCGACTGCTCCCTCAGGCTCCCCTCCCGCAACCTCAGCGGTGCGGTCTCGTGGATGCACCTGCGCAGTGTCTCCGCCCTCCGTGTCCTCGACCTGTCGGGCAACGCCCTCGGTGGCTCCATCCCCGGCGGGTTCTGGTCCGCCCCGGCCCTCCTCCACGTCAACCTCGCATCCAACCGCCTCGATGGCGTCCTCCGGTTCGACCCGGGCTCCCAGACGCCGCCCCTCAGGTCGCTCAACCTCTCCGGAAACCGGTTCACTGGCGTTGCTGGCCTCGCTGGCCTGCCCCGTTTGGAGGACGTCGACTTGTCGCGGAACAGCCTCGACTCCTTCCCGCTCGGGCTGGAGAAGCTCGGAAGACTGCGGCACTTGGACTTGTCGCATAACTCGATGAGAGGGGTGTTGCCGGAGGGATTTCCGCCGATCGCCGGCGGGCTTGGCTACCTCGACGTCTCTTACAATAACTTCACCGGCGTCGTGCAGCCCGAGGCGGTGAAGAAGTTTGGGGAGCCTGCCTTTGTCGAAGCCGGCTCTCTTCAGTTTGTTTCCGCTGCTCGCGTCGTCGCCCATTCGTCTTCTCCTAGTCGTTCGCTTCGGAGGACGAGACACAGAAGATCGAGGAAAAGAAAAATTACATTGTTGTCAGCTATTCTTTCAGTTTCTGCCGTTGCTATCATTCTTGTGGCGCTTTGGTACTACTTGCATCGAGTCGATAAAGAGGAGCAAAGGGcaagagaagagaaagagggaggtgccgCCACCGTGGGAGATGAAGCCGGTGGTGCTGTACAAAAAGCCGATGGAGGCGACGTCGAGGTTCGTGAAGGAGTCTCAGCTGGAAAAGGGCAGGCGGAGCAACCCCACGTCTAG